From a region of the Prosthecobacter sp. SYSU 5D2 genome:
- the metF gene encoding methylenetetrahydrofolate reductase [NAD(P)H] → MHIADILAQQRPTLSFEFFPPKTAEASEALYQTIGELEAYKPSFVSVTYGAGGSTRELTHDLVVRIKKTTTLDPVPHLTCVCHSEADIASILERYAEAGVSNILALGGDPPRNLEGYDRKKDAFQQAADLVRFIKKFNDSGAHPDQRGFGIGVAGFPEGHPTTPNRMLEMDHLKAKVDAGADYICTQLFFDNHDFFDFRDRCKLAGINIPIIAGIMPITSASGMRRMAELAAGARYPAKLMRAIQRCGGDEEAVQRVGVHYATEQCRDLLEHGVDGIHFYTLNKSQATREIYASLGIRDSSAVRPS, encoded by the coding sequence ATGCATATTGCCGACATTCTTGCCCAGCAGCGCCCAACGCTTTCTTTTGAGTTTTTCCCTCCGAAAACGGCGGAGGCTTCGGAGGCGCTGTATCAGACGATTGGTGAACTGGAGGCCTATAAGCCTTCATTCGTGAGTGTGACGTATGGGGCCGGTGGCTCGACGCGGGAACTGACGCATGACCTGGTAGTGCGCATCAAAAAGACCACGACGCTGGATCCGGTGCCACATCTGACCTGCGTGTGCCACAGTGAGGCGGACATTGCCTCCATTTTGGAGCGGTATGCGGAGGCGGGGGTGAGCAACATCCTGGCGCTGGGGGGAGATCCGCCACGGAACCTGGAAGGGTATGACCGGAAGAAAGATGCTTTTCAGCAGGCGGCGGATCTGGTGCGGTTCATCAAGAAGTTCAACGACAGCGGTGCTCATCCAGACCAGCGCGGCTTTGGAATCGGTGTAGCGGGATTTCCTGAGGGCCACCCGACGACTCCTAACCGAATGTTAGAGATGGATCACCTGAAAGCCAAAGTGGATGCGGGTGCGGACTACATCTGCACGCAGCTCTTTTTCGACAATCACGACTTTTTTGATTTCCGTGACCGGTGCAAACTGGCGGGCATCAACATCCCGATCATTGCCGGCATCATGCCCATCACGAGTGCGAGCGGGATGCGGCGCATGGCGGAGCTGGCGGCTGGAGCGCGCTACCCGGCCAAGCTGATGCGCGCCATCCAGCGTTGCGGCGGGGATGAAGAGGCCGTGCAGCGGGTGGGAGTCCACTATGCTACGGAGCAGTGCCGCGACCTGCTGGAGCATGGTGTAGATGGCATTCATTTTTACACCCTGAACAAATCCCAGGCCACGCGCGAGATCTACGCCAGCCTGGGAATCCGTGATTCTTCAGCCGTGCGTCCCTCATGA
- a CDS encoding DUF1501 domain-containing protein codes for MNTDLSFELRQVQTRRRFLGQLGTGLGGVALQALLAREAAAAGTWSPPDGLPMHAPKAKRVIWLFMRGGVSHMESFDPKPMLNRYAGKSIDETPFKEVLDPEKQKNVRVVVVNDANGQQRNVIYPLQTGYKRYGQCGVEISDWFPHIGSCADEIAFVRSMWTTDNNHGAQVQFASGRHMLEPRVPTLGAWVNYGLGSMTDDLPSFVNMGPRYFDTRDGHYLGPAFDAVNLKVDPKNPLSFAKPEAGTGHSEQAAQFEMIHRLNRLTAEQYPGDRILLARMKSYDLAYRMQTAVPETLDLDTESEETKRMYGLDQKETEPFARQLLVARRLAERGVRFIQLQHGDGAAGAWDSHSGLQKNHSRLAGEVDKPISGLLKDLKQRGMLEETLVVFATEFGRTPGSQGSDGRDHHPFAFSIWMAGGGIKGGTIHGASDELGFHATEHPHYVTDVHATILHLLGLNPHRLEVPGRKRLERDFGKVIREIIV; via the coding sequence ATGAACACGGACCTTTCATTTGAACTTCGGCAGGTGCAGACCCGGCGTCGGTTTCTGGGCCAGCTTGGCACCGGGCTGGGTGGCGTGGCTTTGCAGGCGCTACTTGCACGCGAGGCAGCGGCAGCGGGAACATGGAGCCCGCCGGACGGGCTGCCCATGCATGCGCCAAAGGCGAAACGGGTGATCTGGCTTTTTATGCGCGGCGGGGTGAGCCACATGGAGAGCTTTGACCCGAAACCGATGCTGAACCGCTACGCGGGCAAAAGCATTGATGAGACACCTTTTAAAGAAGTGCTGGATCCTGAAAAGCAGAAAAATGTGCGGGTGGTGGTGGTGAATGATGCCAATGGCCAGCAGCGCAATGTGATCTATCCGCTGCAAACGGGCTATAAACGCTATGGCCAGTGCGGGGTGGAGATCAGCGACTGGTTCCCCCATATTGGATCTTGTGCTGACGAGATCGCCTTTGTGCGCAGCATGTGGACGACGGATAACAATCACGGTGCGCAGGTGCAGTTTGCCAGCGGGCGGCATATGCTGGAGCCGCGCGTGCCGACGCTGGGGGCCTGGGTCAATTATGGCCTGGGCAGCATGACGGATGATCTGCCGTCTTTTGTGAACATGGGGCCGCGTTATTTTGACACACGCGACGGGCATTATCTTGGTCCTGCCTTTGATGCGGTGAACCTGAAGGTGGACCCGAAGAATCCGCTTTCTTTTGCCAAACCGGAAGCGGGTACGGGGCACAGCGAGCAGGCCGCGCAGTTTGAAATGATCCACCGGCTGAACCGGCTCACGGCGGAGCAATACCCTGGCGACCGCATACTGCTGGCGCGGATGAAAAGCTACGATCTGGCCTACCGCATGCAGACGGCGGTGCCGGAAACGCTGGATCTGGATACGGAGAGCGAGGAGACGAAGCGGATGTACGGGCTGGATCAAAAGGAGACGGAGCCCTTTGCCCGGCAACTGCTGGTAGCGCGCCGCCTGGCGGAGCGCGGGGTGCGGTTCATCCAGCTCCAGCATGGGGACGGGGCGGCCGGAGCCTGGGATTCACACTCCGGTTTGCAGAAGAACCACTCACGCCTGGCCGGTGAGGTGGACAAGCCCATTTCCGGGCTGCTGAAGGACCTGAAACAGCGGGGCATGCTGGAGGAGACGCTGGTGGTCTTTGCCACGGAATTTGGCCGTACTCCCGGCAGCCAGGGCAGCGACGGGCGGGACCACCATCCCTTTGCCTTTAGCATCTGGATGGCCGGTGGTGGCATCAAAGGCGGCACCATTCATGGTGCTTCGGACGAACTGGGCTTTCATGCGACGGAGCACCCGCATTATGTCACCGACGTGCATGCGACGATCCTGCATTTGTTAGGCCTGAATCCACATCGTCTGGAGGTGCCTGGACGGAAGCGCCTGGAGCGGGATTTTGGCAAGGTGATCCGCGAGATCATCGTGTGA
- a CDS encoding DUF1553 domain-containing protein yields the protein MTLVRLHVTLSLIALHGSLFGAGNGKVAFNQDIRPILADACFHCHGPDPGTRKAGLRLDTEEGFFTAKEGETPTVLKGKPEESPLYQRLLSKDEDEIMPPPESHKELKPEQIAKIKAWIEEGAPWQPHWSLMKPERAPEPEVKNSAWAKTPVDRFVLAKLETAGLEPAPEAEAAALIRRVSLDVTGLPPSPELVQRYLQKAEGQKLPDAAYNELVDELLKSPQYGEHRARYWLDAARYADTHGLHFDKPREMYPYRDWVVKSFNRNQPFDEFTVEQIAGDLLPKPSVDQLIATGFQRCNITTNEGGTIDEENLANYAADRVQTLGWVYMGLTTNCSQCHDHKFDPISQKDYYSMAAFFRNTTQKPKDGNVKDGNGPVLVLPSEKDLPRWKALPGEIAATKTKMEENRNLAVGEFEQWLTTARPEDLDRDVAAKGMVAHVPLTEGEGSEVAVIGGATKTFKAKGEVTWKPDGKIGPTPVMKANSTFEIGDAGDFEKDEAFSYGGWVRASSVGVGKGGGIIARMDVKGAYRGWDLLQNDRNYSVHIVSNWPKDALKVSTRKPTVRPGVWQHVYVTYDGKGKAQGVKIYVDGVAQELNIENNTLKGSIRTPMPTRIGQRGNGGVFNDGSVQDVRIYERQLAAVEIQTLSKVGPLKLMLAAPKIGAKQKELLFQHYLVTRHAGYQMANKLSGKLEAELAAIKDRSPITHIQEEKMDTQPMANILMRGVYDQLGEEVEAAPPVALGSLPEGAPKNRLGLAQWLVDEANPLTARVTVNRMWQELFGRGIVVTSEDFGIMGSPPTHPELLDWLAVEFRESGWDVKRFYKLLLTSAAYRQAAIITQEKIDKDRDNALLSRGPRFRMDAEMIRDYALAASGSLSPKMGGPGTLPYQPENVWEVVGMGTEKYVQDQGENLYRRTLYNFWKRMAPPANMDVFNAPSREVSCVRRDRTNTPLQALVVMNDPQFIEASRNLAQQAMKAGSEDEQRLAAISQRLLCRPLKPQETTILQASLKDLRAHYQAVPEDATALISVGETQPDAKLPPAELAAWTMVSSQVMNLDEVLNK from the coding sequence ATGACTTTAGTACGCCTCCATGTCACATTAAGTTTGATCGCCCTGCATGGCAGCCTTTTTGGGGCTGGCAATGGCAAGGTCGCCTTCAACCAGGATATCCGCCCGATCCTGGCAGATGCCTGTTTTCACTGCCATGGGCCTGACCCGGGCACGCGGAAGGCCGGTCTGCGGCTGGATACGGAAGAGGGTTTTTTTACGGCCAAGGAAGGCGAGACGCCAACTGTGCTGAAGGGAAAGCCGGAGGAAAGTCCGCTGTATCAGCGGTTGCTGTCCAAGGATGAGGATGAGATCATGCCGCCGCCTGAGTCGCACAAGGAGCTGAAGCCGGAGCAGATCGCCAAGATCAAAGCCTGGATCGAGGAGGGGGCACCCTGGCAGCCGCATTGGTCGCTGATGAAACCTGAGCGGGCACCGGAGCCGGAGGTCAAAAACAGCGCATGGGCGAAGACGCCAGTGGACCGTTTTGTACTGGCGAAACTGGAGACTGCCGGGCTGGAACCTGCCCCTGAGGCGGAAGCTGCGGCTTTGATCCGCCGGGTGAGCCTGGACGTGACCGGGCTGCCGCCGTCACCAGAGCTGGTGCAGCGTTATCTTCAAAAGGCGGAGGGCCAGAAGCTGCCGGATGCGGCCTACAATGAGCTGGTGGATGAGCTTCTGAAGTCGCCGCAGTATGGTGAGCATCGCGCGCGCTACTGGCTGGATGCGGCGCGGTATGCGGACACTCACGGACTGCACTTTGACAAGCCGCGCGAGATGTATCCGTATCGCGACTGGGTGGTGAAGTCGTTCAACCGGAACCAGCCCTTTGATGAGTTCACAGTTGAGCAGATCGCCGGGGACCTCCTGCCGAAACCGTCGGTGGACCAGCTTATCGCAACGGGCTTCCAGCGCTGCAACATCACCACGAATGAAGGCGGGACCATTGATGAAGAGAACCTGGCCAACTATGCGGCGGACCGTGTGCAGACTTTGGGCTGGGTTTACATGGGGCTGACGACGAACTGCTCGCAGTGCCATGACCACAAGTTTGATCCGATATCGCAGAAGGATTATTACTCGATGGCGGCCTTCTTCCGCAATACGACGCAGAAACCAAAGGACGGTAACGTGAAAGATGGCAATGGACCTGTGCTTGTACTGCCCAGCGAGAAGGATCTTCCGCGCTGGAAGGCGCTGCCGGGGGAGATCGCAGCGACAAAAACGAAGATGGAAGAGAACCGCAATCTGGCCGTAGGCGAGTTTGAGCAATGGCTGACCACCGCGAGACCTGAGGATCTGGATCGGGATGTGGCAGCGAAGGGAATGGTGGCGCATGTGCCGCTGACAGAAGGTGAGGGCAGCGAGGTGGCGGTGATTGGCGGAGCCACGAAGACTTTTAAAGCCAAGGGCGAAGTGACTTGGAAGCCGGATGGCAAGATCGGCCCTACCCCTGTGATGAAGGCCAACAGCACCTTCGAGATCGGGGACGCGGGCGATTTTGAAAAGGACGAGGCCTTCAGCTATGGTGGCTGGGTGCGTGCAAGCAGCGTGGGCGTGGGCAAGGGCGGCGGCATCATTGCACGGATGGATGTGAAGGGGGCCTATCGCGGCTGGGACCTTCTCCAGAACGATCGGAACTACTCTGTCCACATCGTCAGCAACTGGCCCAAGGATGCGCTGAAAGTGAGTACACGCAAACCGACCGTCCGGCCTGGCGTGTGGCAGCATGTCTATGTGACCTATGACGGCAAGGGCAAGGCGCAAGGGGTGAAGATCTATGTGGATGGAGTCGCCCAAGAGCTGAATATCGAAAACAACACGCTTAAAGGCAGCATCCGGACCCCGATGCCGACACGCATCGGCCAGCGAGGCAACGGCGGAGTATTCAACGACGGTTCCGTGCAGGATGTGCGCATCTATGAGCGCCAGCTCGCGGCGGTGGAGATCCAGACCCTTTCCAAAGTGGGGCCGCTGAAGCTGATGCTGGCAGCACCCAAGATTGGAGCCAAGCAGAAAGAACTGTTGTTTCAGCACTATCTGGTGACCCGCCATGCGGGCTATCAGATGGCTAACAAACTGTCTGGCAAGCTGGAGGCGGAGCTGGCAGCCATCAAGGACCGCAGTCCCATCACTCACATCCAGGAGGAAAAAATGGACACGCAGCCGATGGCCAACATCCTGATGCGCGGCGTGTATGACCAGCTTGGTGAAGAGGTGGAGGCTGCCCCGCCCGTGGCGCTGGGCTCACTGCCGGAAGGCGCGCCCAAGAACCGCCTGGGGTTGGCCCAATGGCTGGTGGACGAGGCCAATCCGCTGACGGCCCGCGTTACGGTGAACCGCATGTGGCAGGAGCTTTTCGGACGTGGCATTGTGGTCACCAGCGAGGATTTTGGGATCATGGGCAGCCCGCCCACGCACCCAGAACTGCTGGACTGGCTGGCGGTGGAATTTCGTGAAAGCGGCTGGGATGTGAAGCGCTTTTACAAGCTGCTGCTGACCTCCGCCGCTTATCGTCAGGCGGCCATCATTACCCAGGAGAAAATTGACAAGGACCGTGACAATGCGCTGCTCAGCCGCGGTCCGCGATTCCGCATGGATGCGGAGATGATCCGCGATTACGCCCTGGCGGCCAGCGGATCGCTTTCTCCCAAGATGGGCGGTCCGGGAACGCTTCCTTACCAGCCGGAAAACGTCTGGGAAGTGGTGGGTATGGGCACCGAGAAGTATGTGCAGGACCAGGGGGAAAACCTCTACCGCCGGACGCTGTACAACTTCTGGAAACGCATGGCCCCGCCCGCCAACATGGATGTCTTTAACGCTCCAAGCCGCGAAGTGAGCTGTGTGCGCCGTGACCGCACCAACACGCCTCTCCAGGCGCTGGTGGTAATGAACGATCCGCAATTCATCGAGGCTTCCCGCAACCTGGCCCAGCAGGCAATGAAGGCCGGAAGTGAGGATGAACAAAGGCTGGCTGCCATTTCCCAGCGCCTTCTTTGCCGTCCTTTGAAGCCCCAGGAAACCACCATCCTGCAGGCCAGCTTGAAGGATCTGCGCGCCCATTATCAGGCCGTCCCCGAAGATGCCACAGCCCTCATCAGTGTGGGTGAAACCCAACCCGACGCCAAGCTCCCTCCCGCTGAACTCGCGGCCTGGACCATGGTCTCCAGCCAGGTGATGAACCTGGATGAAGTCCTCAACAAGTAA
- a CDS encoding ROK family protein: MSDTSPLIIAIEGGGTKFVCGIGTGPHHIIDTARISTTTPQETLENISHWISKMKVTHGPIAAIGIGTFGPVDLNRDSDTYGFITTTPKPHWQQTDVMSFFKHRFKVPVGFDTDVNAAVLAEYLWGAGQGKDPLVYITVGTGVGGGVLINGQLLHGLLHPEVGHLIVPPPHNSQAIQREGQCPFHKSCVEGYVSGPSIAKRWGVKADALPPDHPAWEEVADVMGYALMNLTLSLSPKRIILGGGVMQQPHLIPLVQGKLMQHMNGYLSVPELGHDIEKFVVTPGLGTRSGLLGALALGRMALDGNE, from the coding sequence ATGAGTGATACCTCCCCATTAATCATTGCCATCGAAGGTGGTGGAACCAAGTTTGTCTGCGGCATCGGCACCGGGCCGCATCATATCATTGATACGGCGCGGATCAGCACGACGACCCCTCAGGAAACCCTGGAAAACATCAGCCACTGGATCTCGAAGATGAAGGTGACGCACGGTCCGATTGCGGCGATCGGCATCGGCACCTTTGGGCCAGTGGATCTGAACCGCGACAGCGACACTTATGGCTTCATCACCACGACACCGAAACCTCACTGGCAGCAGACGGATGTGATGTCGTTTTTCAAGCACCGCTTCAAGGTTCCAGTGGGATTCGACACGGATGTGAATGCAGCCGTTCTGGCGGAATATCTGTGGGGCGCGGGCCAGGGGAAGGATCCGCTGGTTTACATCACCGTGGGCACCGGCGTGGGTGGCGGGGTTTTGATCAACGGGCAGCTTTTACACGGGCTGCTGCATCCGGAGGTCGGGCATTTAATCGTGCCGCCGCCGCATAACAGCCAGGCCATTCAGCGGGAGGGGCAGTGCCCGTTTCATAAAAGCTGTGTCGAGGGGTATGTCAGCGGTCCGTCCATTGCGAAACGCTGGGGAGTGAAGGCGGATGCGCTGCCGCCGGATCATCCAGCCTGGGAGGAAGTGGCGGATGTGATGGGGTATGCACTAATGAATCTGACGCTGTCACTTTCGCCCAAGAGGATCATCCTCGGTGGGGGAGTGATGCAGCAGCCGCACCTGATCCCGCTGGTGCAGGGAAAGCTGATGCAGCACATGAACGGGTATCTTTCGGTACCTGAGCTGGGTCATGACATTGAGAAGTTTGTGGTGACACCGGGACTGGGCACGAGATCCGGCTTGCTCGGTGCGCTGGCTTTGGGCCGGATGGCGTTGGATGGCAATGAGTGA
- a CDS encoding DUF1501 domain-containing protein, whose amino-acid sequence MSILNEWNTFETRRQFFSRGKNALGAAALTSLLGEGMTGSAKAAIGSVAPHWAPKAKRVIYLHMVGGPSQMDLFDYKPVMKQWYDKDLPESIRKGQRLTTMTSGQARFPIAPSVYNFAQYGKCGMWMNSDLLPNLSKNADDICWMRSLHTEAINHEPAICAMQTGNQITGRPCLGSWASYGLGSVNANLPNFVVLIATPTNREQEQAISSRLWSSGYLPGEHAGVSFRSKGDPILFINNPPGVPNSVRKRTIEGLNALNELNYQQVGDPETHTRIQQYEMAFRMQASVPELTDITKEPDHIFKMYGEEAKKPGTFANGVLMARRLAERGVRFTQIYLNNWDHHRNVTGRMPSQCKDIDQPCHALIEDLKQRGMFEDTLIIWGGEFGRTIYSQGGLTQDNYGRDHHPRCFTMWMAGGGSKGGAIYGETDDFSYNIVKDPLHIRDFHATVLHLLGYNSDRFTYKFQGLDQKLTGVEAAKVVKELIA is encoded by the coding sequence ATGAGCATCCTCAACGAATGGAACACCTTTGAAACCCGGCGGCAGTTTTTCTCGCGTGGGAAGAATGCACTGGGGGCGGCGGCTCTAACCTCTTTGTTAGGCGAGGGGATGACGGGTTCGGCCAAGGCGGCGATTGGCAGTGTGGCACCGCATTGGGCACCGAAGGCGAAGCGGGTCATTTACCTGCACATGGTCGGCGGGCCTTCGCAGATGGACTTGTTTGATTACAAGCCGGTGATGAAGCAATGGTATGACAAGGACCTGCCGGAAAGCATCCGCAAAGGGCAGCGCCTGACCACGATGACCAGTGGACAGGCGCGGTTTCCCATTGCGCCGTCGGTTTATAATTTTGCGCAGTATGGGAAGTGCGGCATGTGGATGAATTCGGATCTGCTGCCGAACCTCTCCAAAAATGCGGATGACATCTGCTGGATGCGCTCACTGCATACAGAGGCCATCAATCATGAGCCCGCCATCTGCGCCATGCAAACGGGCAACCAGATCACCGGGCGTCCCTGCCTGGGTTCCTGGGCCTCGTATGGTCTGGGGTCGGTCAATGCAAACCTGCCCAATTTTGTGGTGCTCATTGCCACGCCGACGAACCGTGAGCAGGAGCAGGCCATCTCTTCACGTCTGTGGTCCAGCGGCTATCTGCCGGGTGAGCATGCGGGGGTGTCATTCCGCAGCAAGGGGGACCCCATCCTCTTCATCAACAATCCTCCCGGGGTGCCCAACAGTGTGCGCAAGCGGACCATCGAAGGTCTGAATGCGCTGAATGAGCTGAACTACCAGCAGGTGGGCGATCCTGAGACGCATACTCGCATCCAGCAGTATGAGATGGCCTTCCGCATGCAGGCCAGCGTGCCAGAGCTGACGGACATCACCAAGGAGCCTGACCACATCTTCAAGATGTATGGTGAAGAAGCGAAGAAGCCGGGCACCTTTGCCAACGGGGTGCTGATGGCGCGGCGTCTGGCGGAGCGGGGAGTGCGCTTCACGCAGATTTACCTCAACAACTGGGATCATCACCGCAATGTGACCGGGCGTATGCCCAGCCAGTGCAAGGACATTGACCAGCCCTGCCATGCCTTGATTGAAGACCTTAAACAGCGTGGCATGTTCGAAGATACGCTCATTATCTGGGGCGGCGAGTTCGGGCGCACCATCTATAGCCAGGGCGGCCTGACCCAGGACAACTATGGCCGTGACCATCACCCGCGCTGCTTCACCATGTGGATGGCCGGTGGCGGCTCAAAGGGCGGGGCGATCTATGGCGAGACGGATGATTTTAGCTACAACATCGTCAAAGATCCCCTGCATATCCGCGACTTCCACGCGACGGTTCTGCATCTGCTGGGCTATAACAGCGACCGCTTCACCTATAAGTTCCAGGGGCTGGACCAGAAGCTGACCGGCGTTGAAGCGGCGAAGGTGGTCAAAGAGCTGATTGCCTGA
- a CDS encoding PSD1 and planctomycete cytochrome C domain-containing protein: MHLLRRLVISTGMVGLCAGAEDVDYLRDIKPLLQERCYACHGGLKQKAGLRVDTVALMKQGGDGGNAIAGDHALILQRVMTADLDERMPPEGEGAAFNGEQIALLKAWIAAGAPGPTDEKPEADPQEHWAYHVPKASGKTLDELLAARLDERKLTAQPEAAPEAWLRRVYLDLIGLLPTTEQLQSFLAEMKAAAAGKEVQGRVVERLLASPQYGERWGRHFMDIWRYSDWYGLGSQLRYSQKHLWHWRDWIIESLNADKGYDEMIVQMLAADELAPEDRNNLRATGFLARSYYLFNRTTWLDETVEHTSRAFLGLTMQCVKCHDHKYDPVSHAEYYQMRAIFEPLHVRLDPWPGETDFEKNGLPRVFDLHLDRPTYRHIRGDDKNEDKSKSHPPGVPKILGGEVYEAVSLKLPASSVRPVLLPFSLSDHLAVAERALVAARTALAKSKAEDKALVEKALEAAQARPDMLRAVHAAEAAPGDKALAAQAAAADARYQLALAEVNFLKAQKDPALTDKDAKKKAAANKKLVTAKEALKSAAEKVTKPGEVYSPLLASLKAKEGPDDPNNAQVQVYPETSTGRRLALARWIASEKHPLTARVMVNHVWLRHFGTGLVADVSDFGRRSGTPLHQDILDTLAVRFMESGWSLKQLHREMVLSELYARSSSNAGADAATLEADPDNACYWRMNPRRMESQVVRDSLLHLAGRLDLTLGGPTLDPVKMESSARRSLYFNHTAQQEHRFLAMFDNANVLDCYRREESVVPQQALALSNSQLSYECAQTLLKGLGSLDDESFVRRSFLVVLGREALPAELDICLETLGSLKRELFLQALFNHNDFVTLR; encoded by the coding sequence GTGCATCTACTGCGAAGACTGGTTATTTCGACCGGCATGGTGGGGCTGTGCGCGGGCGCTGAAGATGTGGACTATCTGCGGGACATCAAGCCGTTGCTGCAGGAGCGCTGCTATGCCTGCCATGGCGGGCTGAAGCAAAAGGCTGGGCTTAGGGTGGATACGGTGGCGTTGATGAAACAGGGCGGCGATGGGGGCAATGCCATCGCGGGGGATCATGCGCTGATTTTGCAACGGGTGATGACGGCGGATCTGGATGAGAGGATGCCGCCGGAAGGCGAAGGGGCGGCTTTTAATGGGGAGCAGATCGCTTTGCTGAAGGCCTGGATCGCGGCCGGAGCACCGGGGCCGACCGATGAAAAGCCGGAGGCGGATCCGCAGGAGCACTGGGCGTATCATGTGCCGAAGGCGAGCGGCAAGACGCTGGATGAACTGCTGGCAGCCCGGCTGGATGAACGGAAGCTGACGGCCCAGCCGGAAGCTGCGCCAGAGGCGTGGCTGCGCAGGGTGTATCTGGACCTCATCGGCCTGCTGCCGACGACGGAGCAGCTGCAGTCCTTCCTGGCGGAGATGAAGGCGGCTGCGGCGGGCAAGGAAGTGCAGGGAAGGGTGGTGGAGCGGCTGCTGGCATCGCCCCAATACGGGGAGCGCTGGGGGAGGCATTTCATGGACATCTGGCGCTACAGCGACTGGTATGGTCTGGGGTCGCAACTGCGCTACAGCCAGAAGCATCTGTGGCACTGGCGGGACTGGATCATCGAATCCCTGAATGCGGACAAGGGCTACGATGAGATGATCGTGCAGATGCTGGCGGCAGATGAACTTGCCCCGGAAGACCGTAACAACCTGCGGGCGACGGGTTTCCTGGCGCGCAGCTATTACCTCTTCAACCGCACGACATGGCTGGATGAAACGGTGGAGCACACCAGCCGGGCATTTCTTGGCCTAACCATGCAGTGTGTCAAATGTCACGATCACAAGTATGATCCGGTGAGCCATGCGGAGTACTACCAGATGCGGGCGATTTTTGAGCCGTTGCATGTGCGGCTGGACCCTTGGCCGGGCGAGACGGACTTTGAGAAAAACGGGCTGCCGCGTGTTTTTGACCTGCATCTGGACCGGCCCACTTACCGGCATATCCGGGGGGATGATAAAAATGAGGACAAGTCCAAGTCGCATCCACCGGGCGTGCCGAAGATCCTGGGCGGTGAGGTCTATGAGGCGGTGTCGCTGAAGCTGCCGGCATCCTCGGTGCGGCCTGTGCTACTGCCCTTTTCTTTGAGTGATCATCTGGCGGTTGCGGAGCGTGCGCTGGTGGCGGCCCGCACGGCTCTGGCCAAGTCCAAAGCGGAAGACAAAGCGCTGGTGGAAAAAGCGCTGGAGGCAGCACAGGCGCGGCCTGACATGCTGAGGGCTGTGCATGCAGCGGAGGCGGCTCCGGGGGACAAGGCTCTGGCTGCCCAAGCGGCTGCTGCCGATGCGCGGTATCAACTGGCCCTGGCGGAGGTAAACTTTCTCAAGGCGCAAAAGGATCCGGCTTTGACTGACAAGGATGCGAAGAAGAAAGCGGCGGCTAACAAGAAGCTCGTCACGGCAAAAGAGGCTCTCAAAAGTGCGGCGGAAAAGGTGACCAAACCGGGCGAAGTTTATTCACCTTTGCTGGCCAGCCTGAAGGCAAAGGAAGGCCCGGATGATCCAAACAATGCGCAGGTGCAGGTGTATCCTGAAACCAGCACGGGACGACGGCTGGCTTTGGCCCGATGGATCGCCAGTGAGAAACATCCGCTGACGGCGCGGGTGATGGTGAACCATGTGTGGCTGCGCCACTTCGGCACGGGGCTGGTGGCGGATGTGAGCGACTTTGGACGGCGCAGCGGCACGCCTTTGCACCAGGACATTCTGGATACGCTGGCGGTGCGGTTTATGGAAAGCGGATGGAGCTTGAAACAGCTTCATCGGGAGATGGTGCTGTCGGAGCTGTATGCGCGCAGTTCCTCCAATGCCGGTGCGGATGCGGCTACGCTGGAGGCGGACCCGGACAATGCCTGCTACTGGCGGATGAACCCGCGGAGGATGGAATCGCAGGTGGTGCGTGACAGCCTGCTGCATCTGGCGGGGCGGCTGGACCTGACTCTTGGCGGGCCGACGCTGGACCCAGTGAAGATGGAGAGCAGCGCAAGGAGGTCGCTTTACTTCAACCACACCGCGCAGCAGGAGCACCGGTTTTTGGCGATGTTTGACAATGCCAACGTGCTGGACTGCTACCGGCGGGAGGAAAGCGTGGTGCCACAGCAGGCGCTGGCGCTGAGCAACAGCCAGCTTTCCTATGAATGTGCGCAGACGCTTTTGAAGGGGCTGGGTTCACTGGATGATGAATCTTTTGTTAGGCGATCTTTTCTGGTCGTCCTGGGGCGGGAGGCGCTGCCAGCGGAGCTGGATATCTGCCTGGAAACCCTGGGATCGCTGAAGCGTGAGCTGTTCCTCCAAGCGCTTTTTAATCACAACGACTTCGTCACTCTGCGATGA